A DNA window from Microcystis aeruginosa NIES-843 contains the following coding sequences:
- a CDS encoding ABC transporter ATP-binding protein — MKILTILRGLIDKNPLSQADLEELLEIESLSFQQTNPLILQERAELLMILWPRVWQKCQELGINQPNQILISCWRFWIPWALQLRSHAKPLIQGILAPQGTGKTTLTSIMSIILAYFDLKVNNLSLDDIYKTYNERIKLRQKDERLRWRGPPGTHDIALGIKVLEQVCQQESPILIPRFDKSLHRGQGDRIAAEQVERVDILFFEGWFVGMNPVEETVFDHAPDPINSEEDRQFARDNNQRLREYLPLWSKIDRLLILFPLDYRYSLQWRQAAETKGGMNPSEIEEFVKYFWKSLHPQLFLPPLLKQAHLVVEINRDHSLGKISYQ, encoded by the coding sequence ATGAAGATTTTGACGATTTTACGGGGATTAATCGACAAAAATCCCTTAAGTCAGGCGGATCTAGAAGAATTACTAGAGATCGAATCCTTAAGTTTTCAGCAGACTAACCCTCTCATCCTACAGGAAAGGGCGGAACTACTAATGATTCTCTGGCCGCGAGTCTGGCAAAAATGTCAGGAGTTAGGGATAAATCAGCCAAATCAGATTTTGATCAGCTGTTGGCGCTTCTGGATTCCCTGGGCGCTACAGCTACGCAGCCACGCAAAACCGTTGATTCAAGGCATTTTGGCCCCTCAAGGCACGGGAAAGACCACCTTAACATCCATAATGTCGATTATTTTAGCCTATTTTGATTTAAAAGTAAATAATCTCTCTTTAGATGATATTTATAAGACCTATAATGAGCGAATAAAATTGCGTCAAAAGGATGAAAGATTGCGCTGGCGTGGTCCACCGGGTACTCATGATATAGCATTAGGAATTAAAGTTTTAGAACAGGTTTGTCAGCAAGAAAGTCCGATTTTAATCCCGCGTTTTGACAAGTCCCTGCATCGAGGACAAGGAGATAGAATTGCAGCGGAACAAGTGGAACGAGTTGATATTCTTTTTTTCGAGGGTTGGTTTGTGGGCATGAATCCAGTAGAAGAAACAGTCTTTGATCATGCCCCCGATCCGATTAATAGCGAGGAAGACCGACAATTCGCCAGGGATAATAATCAAAGATTGCGAGAATATCTACCCCTCTGGTCAAAAATCGATCGCTTACTGATTCTTTTTCCCCTTGACTACCGTTACAGTTTACAATGGCGACAGGCGGCCGAAACAAAAGGAGGTATGAACCCATCAGAAATCGAGGAATTTGTCAAGTATTTTTGGAAAAGTTTACATCCGCAATTATTTCTGCCACCCCTGCTCAAACAAGCGCATCTAGTGGTAGAAATTAATCGGGATCATAGTCTGGGAAAAATCAGTTATCAGTGA
- a CDS encoding ABC transporter permease → MINNIWAIFRKEFQSYFTAANAYIIMGIFWLVAGFFFNSLLYGIILDISIQEQSGFLVARDVVSEFMTTFIGMILSSLLLVILPALSMGLYAEEKKQGTLELLATSPLTNWSIAIGKLLGVLAFFTVMIAPLWVYEIVVFSSAVPPVNIASILLAHLGLILLAAAILAIGMFISSLTNSSILAYIITFITILFIWILDVIANNVETFFRDRIGGEVGEQIGFFLKELLSHLSWYQPFNNFVRGIFDSSSLVILLSYILLGIFLTTQAIEADRYQRN, encoded by the coding sequence ATGATCAATAATATCTGGGCGATTTTTCGCAAGGAATTTCAAAGCTATTTTACCGCCGCCAATGCCTATATCATTATGGGGATATTTTGGTTAGTAGCAGGATTTTTCTTTAACTCCCTTCTCTACGGAATTATTCTCGATATTAGTATCCAGGAACAATCGGGATTTCTGGTAGCCAGAGATGTGGTATCTGAATTTATGACCACTTTCATCGGCATGATTTTATCCTCTTTATTGTTGGTAATTTTGCCAGCCCTGTCTATGGGATTATACGCAGAGGAAAAAAAACAGGGAACCCTAGAACTTTTAGCCACTTCCCCCCTGACCAATTGGAGTATAGCCATCGGTAAATTATTGGGAGTGCTGGCCTTTTTTACCGTGATGATTGCCCCCCTCTGGGTTTACGAAATAGTGGTTTTTAGTAGCGCAGTTCCCCCGGTGAATATAGCCAGTATTTTACTGGCTCATCTAGGATTAATTTTACTGGCAGCGGCCATCCTAGCCATCGGAATGTTTATTTCTTCCCTCACCAATAGTTCTATCCTTGCTTACATCATCACCTTTATCACCATCTTATTTATCTGGATACTGGATGTCATTGCTAACAATGTCGAAACCTTCTTTCGAGATCGCATCGGAGGAGAAGTGGGAGAACAGATCGGATTTTTCCTAAAAGAATTGCTCTCCCATCTATCTTGGTATCAACCCTTTAACAATTTCGTGCGGGGAATTTTTGACAGTAGTAGTTTAGTCATCCTCCTCAGTTATATTCTGCTGGGAATCTTCCTAACTACTCAAGCGATCGAAGCGGACCGTTATCAAAGAAACTAA
- a CDS encoding IS630-like element ISMae21 family transposase, translating into MSYSLDLRKKVIDYVENGGSITKAAALFNIGRATIYRWLGREKLEATKVKHRQRKLDWKALSKDVQENPEARLRDRAEKFGVRPSAICYALKNMKVTRKKKELRYRERNREERMKYYRVLRELIKIYGSESLVFIDESGFEEFQACFYAWSKKGKKVFGDRQGKRGKRENLVAGRRKGKKDFIAPMVFTRSLNAEGFEGWLSLYLLPSLTITSVLIMDNAPIHRKTVIKQLVEEAGHQVVFLPKYSPDLNDIEHDFSALKRARMYAPVGTPLDEIIRTYCVA; encoded by the coding sequence ATGTCTTATAGCCTAGACTTGAGAAAAAAAGTAATCGATTATGTAGAGAATGGGGGAAGCATAACCAAAGCCGCCGCTCTATTTAATATAGGAAGAGCGACGATATATAGATGGCTAGGTAGGGAAAAACTGGAAGCAACAAAGGTAAAACACCGTCAGAGAAAGCTGGACTGGAAAGCACTGTCAAAAGATGTCCAAGAAAATCCCGAGGCAAGATTAAGAGACAGAGCCGAGAAATTTGGAGTGAGACCAAGTGCCATTTGCTATGCCTTAAAAAACATGAAAGTTACCAGAAAAAAGAAGGAACTTCGTTATAGAGAAAGAAACCGAGAAGAAAGAATGAAATACTACAGAGTGCTGAGAGAATTGATTAAAATATATGGAAGTGAAAGCCTTGTATTTATTGATGAGTCAGGGTTTGAAGAATTTCAAGCCTGTTTTTATGCTTGGTCAAAAAAAGGGAAGAAAGTCTTTGGAGATAGACAAGGAAAACGAGGAAAAAGAGAGAACCTTGTCGCTGGTAGAAGAAAGGGAAAAAAAGACTTTATTGCACCGATGGTATTTACGAGAAGCCTGAATGCCGAAGGTTTTGAAGGGTGGTTATCTTTATATTTGTTGCCCTCTCTAACCATAACATCAGTATTAATTATGGATAATGCACCAATTCATCGGAAGACAGTCATTAAACAACTGGTAGAGGAAGCAGGTCATCAGGTCGTGTTTTTGCCAAAATACTCTCCTGATTTAAATGATATCGAACATGATTTTAGTGCATTAAAGAGGGCAAGAATGTATGCTCCTGTGGGGACACCCCTTGATGAAATTATTCGTACTTATTGTGTCGCCTAG
- a CDS encoding Uma2 family endonuclease, whose amino-acid sequence MEKIIFCLQQGTELGWLIDPSAKSVTVFQTGLPKVHIATEGNNEPLAVIKGLERWSISAVDIFAWLKV is encoded by the coding sequence ATGGAAAAGATTATTTTCTGTTTACAACAAGGAACAGAATTAGGTTGGTTGATTGATCCTTCAGCCAAGTCAGTCACCGTTTTTCAAACAGGATTACCGAAAGTACATATTGCAACTGAAGGAAATAATGAGCCTTTAGCAGTGATTAAAGGATTAGAACGTTGGTCAATATCAGCAGTGGATATTTTTGCTTGGCTAAAGGTTTAA
- a CDS encoding alpha/beta fold hydrolase has protein sequence MNTAALTIKQNWQWQGHSIHYVQAGTRVTGKPPLLLVHGFGASTDHWRKNVQGLASEWEVWAIDLLGFGRSAKPDIVYSGSLWQQQLNDFIKEVVGQPTVLAGNSLGGYASLCVAANHSENVRGLILLNSAGPFSETESNRQPNLAQKLLRSMLVQPWASYLLFLYTRQPKTIRKTLEKVYLDRSAITEQLIEDIRRPSLDAGAAKVFASVFKSPRGENVDILLQKLSCPLLMLWGEGDTWMNTRERGAKFRQYYPSLTEYYLTAGHCPHDEIPTEVNRLIGDWMKSL, from the coding sequence ATGAATACAGCTGCTCTGACGATAAAGCAAAATTGGCAATGGCAAGGACATTCGATACACTATGTGCAAGCGGGTACTAGAGTCACGGGAAAACCCCCTTTACTATTAGTCCACGGTTTTGGCGCTTCCACCGACCATTGGCGAAAAAATGTGCAAGGTTTAGCCTCAGAATGGGAGGTATGGGCGATCGATCTGTTAGGATTTGGTAGATCAGCTAAACCGGATATTGTCTATAGTGGCAGTCTTTGGCAGCAACAATTAAACGATTTTATCAAGGAAGTTGTGGGCCAACCGACGGTTTTAGCCGGTAATTCTCTGGGGGGTTACGCTTCTCTCTGTGTGGCTGCTAATCATTCCGAGAATGTTCGGGGATTAATTCTCCTCAATAGTGCCGGTCCCTTTAGCGAGACAGAAAGCAATCGTCAGCCTAATTTAGCACAAAAATTACTGCGATCGATGCTGGTGCAACCCTGGGCCAGTTATCTCTTATTTCTCTATACCCGTCAACCCAAAACTATCCGCAAAACCCTAGAGAAAGTATATCTCGATCGCAGTGCCATTACCGAGCAGTTAATAGAAGATATCCGTCGTCCTTCCCTGGATGCGGGAGCAGCCAAAGTTTTTGCTTCTGTGTTTAAATCTCCCCGGGGGGAAAATGTGGATATTCTCCTGCAAAAGTTAAGTTGTCCCCTGTTGATGTTATGGGGTGAGGGGGACACTTGGATGAATACTAGGGAACGCGGGGCCAAATTCCGTCAATACTATCCTTCTCTCACAGAATATTATCTAACTGCCGGTCATTGTCCCCACGATGAAATTCCCACAGAGGTTAACCGGTTGATTGGTGATTGGATGAAAAGCTTATAG
- a CDS encoding transposase codes for MLVRLQEIFVSTLTKWDSTLLDFNGESDYVHLIIDDKPDIALSKLIANLKTVSSPIN; via the coding sequence ATCTTAGTCCGACTTCAAGAAATCTTTGTGTCAACGCTCACGAAATGGGACAGCACATTACTTGATTTCAACGGTGAATCGGATTACGTTCACCTGATTATTGATGACAAACCTGACATCGCTTTATCCAAACTAATCGCTAACCTTAAAACAGTTAGTAGTCCCATTAATTAG
- a CDS encoding transposase, whose protein sequence is MAAKYFDNKPYFWTGAYFVASCGGVTVEQLKKYVENQNSPKEECKDLLNCSF, encoded by the coding sequence TTGGCGGCAAAGTATTTCGACAATAAACCTTATTTTTGGACGGGAGCTTATTTCGTGGCTAGTTGTGGCGGCGTTACCGTCGAACAACTAAAAAAATACGTCGAGAACCAAAACTCCCCAAAAGAAGAATGTAAAGATTTATTAAATTGTAGCTTTTGA
- a CDS encoding papain fold toxin domain-containing protein, which yields MVKLTDSQIDQEIGNIVSQFQLYQCYECARAVMQWLTDNEIEGKVIELKTRYHDEDYIISDRIGNDQSITINGKHYGVEVRGRVFDNLSPQGMTRDDWLKDFHCQSEEFIITEAGEG from the coding sequence GTGGTTAAGTTAACCGATTCCCAAATTGATCAAGAAATTGGCAATATTGTCAGTCAATTCCAGCTTTATCAATGTTATGAATGTGCTAGAGCAGTAATGCAGTGGCTAACAGACAACGAAATTGAGGGGAAAGTGATCGAACTGAAAACGCGCTATCATGACGAAGATTATATCATTAGCGATCGCATAGGGAATGATCAATCAATTACGATCAATGGAAAACATTATGGGGTAGAAGTAAGGGGAAGAGTATTTGATAATCTGTCTCCTCAAGGGATGACACGAGATGATTGGCTGAAAGATTTTCATTGCCAAAGTGAAGAGTTTATAATTACTGAAGCAGGAGAAGGGTAA
- a CDS encoding Uma2 family endonuclease encodes MTTTQTIPQLLTFDDYINQYPDDGQQYELIAGKLLAMMRPIGKHEEIGGFVSGTLFLEINRQQLPYFIPNTAAVKPLRPHTGYLPDIIVLDRENLVNDLYWETASSISLATSAKLIIEIVSSNWRDDYLKKFDDYEQLGIAEYWIIDYLAKGSARYIGSPKEPTISIYQLIDGEYQGNLFKQDQRLISGVFPELNLTANQIFRARA; translated from the coding sequence ATGACCACAACCCAAACCATCCCCCAATTGTTGACTTTTGATGACTATATTAATCAATATCCCGATGATGGACAACAATACGAATTAATCGCAGGAAAATTATTGGCCATGATGCGACCGATCGGAAAACACGAAGAAATTGGCGGATTTGTTTCTGGAACCCTATTCTTAGAGATAAATCGGCAGCAATTGCCCTATTTTATCCCTAATACTGCGGCAGTAAAACCCCTTCGCCCCCATACAGGTTATCTACCCGATATTATTGTCTTAGACAGAGAAAATCTAGTTAATGATCTCTATTGGGAAACCGCTTCCTCAATTTCTCTGGCAACATCAGCTAAATTAATTATTGAAATTGTCAGTTCCAATTGGCGAGATGATTATCTGAAAAAATTCGACGACTACGAACAATTAGGAATTGCCGAATATTGGATTATCGATTATTTAGCCAAAGGTTCGGCCCGATATATCGGCAGCCCCAAAGAACCCACCATTTCTATCTATCAATTAATCGATGGAGAATATCAAGGTAATTTATTTAAACAGGATCAACGTCTTATTTCAGGGGTTTTTCCAGAGTTAAACCTCACTGCTAATCAAATTTTTCGTGCTAGAGCTTAA
- a CDS encoding DUF2281 domain-containing protein — protein sequence MNNAGLDTNSPLLQTLQTLPVQQQQEILDFLESIVNQHHQTQITPTGRIAGLYQGQGWISDDFNEPLTDQLLPPT from the coding sequence ATGAACAATGCTGGCCTAGATACCAATTCTCCTTTGTTGCAAACCCTTCAGACATTACCTGTCCAACAACAACAAGAAATTCTCGATTTTTTGGAATCTATAGTCAATCAACACCATCAAACCCAAATAACCCCAACAGGTAGAATTGCGGGATTATATCAAGGTCAAGGCTGGATCAGCGATGACTTTAACGAACCCCTAACCGATCAACTCTTGCCTCCAACTTAA
- a CDS encoding DUF29 family protein translates to MTNKDLYEQDYLAWLEETAQQLRQRRTDVLDWGTNRDIK, encoded by the coding sequence ATGACAAATAAAGACTTATACGAACAAGACTATCTTGCTTGGTTAGAAGAAACGGCCCAACAACTGCGACAAAGACGGACAGATGTATTAGATTGGGGAACCAACAGAGACATAAAGTAG
- a CDS encoding ABC transporter ATP-binding protein — translation MIEVEHLSKIYGSTTAISDVDFTVEKGEILGFLGPNGAGKTTTMRILSGYIPATTGTARIAGYDVHQQSLEVRRRIGYLPENPPLYPEMTVESFLDFVARIKGISSGDRKARVDLVLGKCQLLEKRKVIIRKLSKGYKQRVGIAQAIIHDPPVIILDEPTVGLDPKQIIEVRNLIKSLAGEHTIILSTHILPEVSITCDRATIINRGRIVANNITTATPAGSSYEIEIEGDRDSLLEILQQIPQVEQAAKVGDNLLKIVGQVGTNLGAELARIVVNNGYNLLEMRRTRKTLEDIFLEVIGSGESNQQEERHDQ, via the coding sequence ATGATTGAAGTCGAACATCTGAGTAAAATTTATGGTTCTACCACGGCAATAAGTGACGTAGATTTTACCGTAGAAAAAGGAGAAATTCTCGGTTTTTTGGGACCAAATGGAGCCGGAAAAACCACGACTATGAGGATTTTATCTGGTTATATTCCTGCCACAACGGGAACAGCAAGGATAGCAGGATACGATGTGCATCAACAATCCTTAGAAGTGCGTCGTCGCATTGGTTATCTTCCCGAAAATCCCCCCTTGTATCCAGAGATGACCGTGGAAAGTTTTCTTGATTTTGTGGCACGGATTAAAGGCATCTCATCGGGAGATAGAAAAGCGCGGGTAGATTTAGTTTTAGGTAAATGTCAGTTACTAGAAAAAAGAAAAGTTATTATCCGCAAATTATCCAAAGGTTATAAACAGCGTGTAGGAATTGCCCAAGCGATCATACATGATCCACCGGTAATTATTTTAGATGAACCGACAGTAGGATTGGATCCGAAACAGATTATCGAGGTGAGAAATCTGATTAAAAGTTTAGCGGGAGAACATACAATTATTCTCTCCACTCATATTTTGCCAGAAGTGAGTATTACCTGCGATCGAGCGACAATTATTAATCGGGGTCGCATCGTGGCCAATAATATTACTACCGCTACCCCTGCCGGTTCCAGTTATGAAATTGAGATCGAAGGTGATAGGGATTCCCTGCTAGAAATCCTGCAACAAATACCCCAAGTCGAACAAGCAGCAAAAGTCGGCGATAACCTGCTCAAAATTGTTGGTCAAGTGGGAACAAACTTAGGGGCAGAACTTGCTAGAATAGTTGTCAACAATGGTTATAACTTATTAGAAATGCGTCGCACCCGTAAAACCCTAGAAGATATATTTCTGGAAGTAATCGGCAGCGGGGAAAGTAACCAGCAAGAGGAGAGGCATGATCAATAA
- a CDS encoding GldG family protein, with translation MRYWQKYSKFLYIPALFLGSAGLTVGLISGQWSSLSLGLLIAGAILFLGWLLLLVITSKDFWQKRSTRTGTQTLITTIIVLGVIGLINFLALRYPYRVDLTENQIFSLSPQTERLLTNLSKPVKVWIFSTRGISGNEQELLANYQRKNPQFQYEIVNPEKKPNIAQEFKKLANDNLSRVYLQYGEKKQPLKTISEQENLTEAKLSNAIETAKTNRTLTAYFLQGHGENALKEPQGGLGQAVNSLEAKGYQVKPLNLVERSTIPSNADVIIIASPKRKIFPQEVTALKNYLEQGGKILLMIDPQTETGLEPLLTAWGVKLDNRIIIDASGAGEIIGLGPASPIITNYGNHPITRDFANGISIFPFARPIATVPVEGIEAISLMITNDKMWAESDLNDQNLQFNPEKDLAGPFDLGVALTGKKGKLIVIGNASFASDGLFEQQLNGDIFLNSVQWLASGETATLSIRAKEPENRRINLNPLQANAIFWIAMVVMPLVGFTLAGLTWWQRR, from the coding sequence ATGAGATACTGGCAAAAATACAGTAAATTTCTCTATATACCCGCCCTATTTCTGGGTAGTGCCGGCCTAACCGTGGGGTTAATCTCCGGTCAATGGTCATCCCTCTCTCTGGGGTTATTAATTGCCGGGGCTATTCTGTTTCTAGGGTGGCTGTTGTTATTAGTAATCACTTCCAAAGACTTTTGGCAAAAAAGAAGTACCCGCACCGGCACTCAAACCCTCATTACTACTATTATTGTCCTCGGTGTTATCGGTTTAATTAACTTTCTCGCCCTCCGTTATCCCTATCGAGTTGATTTAACCGAAAACCAAATCTTTAGTTTATCCCCCCAAACCGAAAGACTATTAACCAATCTGTCAAAACCAGTCAAAGTCTGGATTTTTTCAACCCGGGGAATCAGTGGCAACGAACAGGAACTTTTAGCCAATTATCAACGCAAAAATCCCCAATTTCAGTACGAGATAGTTAACCCGGAGAAAAAACCCAATATCGCTCAAGAATTTAAAAAACTAGCTAATGATAATCTGTCCAGAGTCTATCTACAGTATGGTGAAAAAAAACAACCCCTGAAAACTATTAGTGAACAGGAAAATCTCACCGAAGCGAAACTGAGTAACGCCATCGAAACCGCTAAAACTAATCGCACTTTAACCGCTTACTTTCTGCAAGGTCATGGAGAAAATGCCCTCAAAGAACCTCAAGGGGGTTTAGGACAAGCAGTCAATAGTTTAGAAGCAAAAGGTTATCAAGTAAAACCACTTAATCTAGTAGAACGTTCCACCATTCCCAGTAATGCCGATGTCATTATTATTGCCAGTCCCAAAAGAAAAATATTTCCCCAGGAAGTCACCGCTTTAAAAAACTATCTTGAGCAAGGGGGCAAAATTTTATTAATGATTGACCCCCAAACCGAAACCGGATTAGAACCCTTATTAACCGCTTGGGGTGTGAAACTAGATAATCGGATTATTATTGATGCTTCCGGTGCCGGGGAAATCATCGGACTAGGACCAGCTAGTCCCATTATTACCAATTACGGTAATCATCCCATTACTCGCGATTTTGCTAACGGTATTTCTATCTTTCCCTTTGCTCGTCCCATCGCTACCGTTCCCGTGGAAGGAATCGAAGCCATATCTTTAATGATTACTAATGATAAAATGTGGGCTGAGAGTGATTTAAATGATCAGAATCTCCAGTTTAACCCTGAAAAAGATTTAGCCGGCCCCTTTGATCTAGGAGTTGCTCTGACGGGAAAAAAAGGTAAATTAATCGTGATTGGTAATGCCAGCTTTGCCAGCGATGGACTGTTTGAACAACAGTTAAACGGAGATATATTTTTAAATTCTGTGCAGTGGTTAGCCAGTGGTGAAACAGCCACCTTATCTATCCGGGCTAAGGAACCAGAAAATAGAAGAATCAATTTAAATCCCCTGCAAGCTAACGCTATTTTTTGGATAGCGATGGTAGTGATGCCTTTAGTAGGATTTACCCTAGCTGGATTGACTTGGTGGCAACGTCGTTAA
- a CDS encoding RNA-guided endonuclease InsQ/TnpB family protein, translating to MITLTYQYKLKVNRQQEREIVHILDVGKSVYNYALSERKDWLNSRKCLADRCSLVSEYIIPADEPYPNYFVQAKNLTEANKVYPILKTVNAQVLQQVLKTLDKAFDQIKSKGFGFPRFKKKMRSLVFPALSKNFLGDGCLNFPQLGKIRIRPSREYPSGFEPKQARIIQKASGFYVSVSFQSTELVPDMTVGKTCLGIDAGIESFVATSRGDLIKAPRFLLKVQSKLKLLQRRLKRKTKGSNNWLKLQDKIARLHEKVANTRRDWHFKLAHYLCDFADNIFVEDINFVSWSRGIVRKQSLDSGIGSFINEILPFVVWKRGKYYLKVDKNGTSQDCPNCGVFTGKKSLSERVHRCDSCGHIEPRDTASAKVIENRGKNAVGLTVLENACGGDRLGIVRLNQVDLVKSL from the coding sequence GTGATAACGCTTACCTACCAGTACAAACTAAAGGTAAACAGACAACAGGAACGGGAGATTGTACATATTCTTGATGTTGGCAAGAGCGTTTACAATTACGCTCTTTCAGAACGGAAAGATTGGTTGAACTCTCGAAAGTGTCTTGCGGATCGTTGTTCGTTAGTTTCCGAGTACATAATTCCTGCGGATGAACCCTATCCAAATTACTTCGTTCAAGCTAAAAATCTAACGGAAGCTAACAAAGTTTACCCGATATTAAAGACGGTTAACGCTCAAGTCTTACAGCAAGTCTTAAAAACTTTAGATAAAGCTTTTGACCAGATAAAATCGAAAGGCTTCGGCTTTCCTAGATTCAAGAAAAAGATGCGGAGTTTGGTTTTTCCTGCGCTGTCAAAAAACTTTCTAGGGGATGGATGTTTGAATTTTCCACAATTAGGAAAAATTAGAATCCGGCCATCTAGAGAATACCCGTCTGGGTTCGAGCCTAAACAAGCTCGAATTATCCAAAAAGCGTCGGGATTTTACGTTTCGGTTTCCTTCCAATCTACGGAATTAGTTCCCGATATGACAGTAGGGAAGACCTGTTTAGGAATTGACGCGGGGATTGAGAGTTTTGTCGCTACTTCACGGGGAGATTTAATCAAAGCCCCTCGATTTTTGTTGAAAGTACAGAGTAAGCTTAAATTGCTACAAAGACGCTTGAAACGGAAAACTAAAGGCTCGAACAATTGGTTAAAACTCCAAGATAAGATAGCGAGATTACACGAAAAAGTGGCTAATACTCGTAGAGATTGGCATTTTAAGTTAGCTCATTACCTTTGCGATTTTGCTGATAATATCTTTGTTGAAGATATTAACTTCGTTTCCTGGTCTAGAGGGATCGTTAGAAAACAATCTCTAGATTCGGGCATCGGTAGTTTTATTAATGAGATACTACCGTTTGTTGTTTGGAAACGGGGGAAATATTATCTTAAAGTCGATAAAAACGGAACTTCCCAGGATTGTCCGAATTGTGGTGTGTTCACCGGCAAAAAGTCGTTATCGGAAAGAGTTCACCGGTGTGATTCTTGCGGTCACATCGAACCGAGAGATACGGCATCAGCAAAGGTAATCGAGAACCGAGGAAAAAATGCGGTCGGACTGACCGTGTTAGAAAACGCTTGCGGAGGCGATCGGTTGGGGATCGTCCGGTTAAACCAGGTTGATCTAGTCAAGAGCCTATGA
- a CDS encoding type II toxin-antitoxin system VapC family toxin — protein MQLLLDTHSFIWWSINSEKLSLTVQDLLFDRNNRLFLSVASVWEMQIKLQLGKLQLNPSLQELIKNQITINNLEIREHLTYAISNYT, from the coding sequence ATGCAACTTTTATTAGATACCCATAGCTTTATTTGGTGGTCAATTAACTCAGAAAAACTATCACTAACCGTGCAGGATTTGTTATTTGATCGAAATAATCGCTTGTTTTTAAGCGTTGCTAGTGTCTGGGAAATGCAAATAAAACTGCAACTGGGAAAATTACAACTTAACCCATCTTTACAGGAATTAATTAAAAATCAAATAACCATTAATAATCTAGAAATACGGGAGCATCTCACTTACGCGATAAGTAATTATACTTAG
- a CDS encoding addiction module protein — MTKTAETLKIELAQLSVQDRAELAYFLIHSLDEGVDDNVLEAWDRELTQRLAEIYARTAKGEPSDKVLLELREKYS; from the coding sequence ATGACTAAAACAGCAGAAACCCTCAAAATAGAACTTGCTCAACTTTCTGTGCAAGATCGCGCTGAACTGGCTTACTTTCTCATCCATTCCTTAGATGAAGGTGTAGATGACAATGTTTTAGAGGCTTGGGATAGAGAATTAACTCAAAGATTAGCCGAAATTTATGCTAGAACAGCCAAGGGTGAACCATCGGATAAAGTATTATTGGAATTACGAGAGAAATATTCGTGA
- a CDS encoding DUF29 domain-containing protein translates to MTNKDLYEQDYLAWLEETAKQLRQRQTDVLDWEHLGEEIEALGNEQRHKVDSYLLQLLIHLLLYQYWPEERERCARGWQDEIGNFRVELELLLESKTLYNYFLTRIAVIYPKAVKRVRQKSQLPAAIFAESCPYSPEQILDSDFLP, encoded by the coding sequence ATGACAAATAAAGACTTATACGAACAAGACTATCTTGCTTGGTTAGAAGAAACGGCCAAACAACTGCGACAAAGACAGACAGATGTATTAGATTGGGAACATCTCGGAGAAGAAATCGAAGCGCTGGGGAATGAACAGAGACATAAAGTAGATAGTTATCTCCTACAATTGCTCATTCATCTGCTTCTCTACCAATACTGGCCGGAGGAACGAGAAAGATGTGCGCGGGGATGGCAGGACGAAATCGGTAACTTTCGGGTGGAATTAGAACTTTTATTGGAGTCAAAAACCCTTTATAACTATTTTTTAACCAGAATCGCCGTTATTTACCCCAAAGCAGTGAAGCGAGTCCGACAAAAAAGCCAATTACCGGCCGCTATCTTTGCCGAAAGCTGCCCCTATAGTCCCGAACAAATCCTCGATTCCGATTTTCTCCCCTAA